The following DNA comes from Crateriforma spongiae.
AGCTTTCATGGCTTGCGGAATCGTATCGTTCGCTTGGTAACGTGGAACGATCCGAAGAAATTCAGCGTTACGCGTTGATGCAGCACCCGGCCGATTTGATGCTGAACTTTGAATATGCAACGACGCTGATGAACGAAGGACGCTTTGAACATGCCATTCGTTACTACATGCGGTGCACGGCGCTACGTCCAAATGTTGCCGGCATTTGGCGAAGCTTGGCTGATGCGTTCGTCGCCAGCGGTGAATCCGATGCCGCCAATGATGCGATGAAGATCGCCGTCGGTTTGGAACAGGCGTCGTCTTAGCGGTGTATGATTTTGGGATCATAGCATGGGCGCCTTGTATCGACCGTCTCGTGGTTTAAGAGCAGTTCCTTGAAACAGATCACCGAGATTCTTGATTCGCTGGAATCGGGCGATGCAACGGCGGCGAATGATTTGTTGCCTTTGGTGTATGACGAACTGCGAAAGCTTGCCGCGGCCAGGCTGATTCAAGAGCGTCCCGATCATTCATTACAGGCGACCGCGCTTGTCCACGAAGCTTGGATGCGGATCGCCGGCGATGAAGACGGCGATCAGAAAAAGTGGAACTCGCGCGGGCACTTCTTTGCGGCCGCCGCCGAAGCGATGCGTCGTATCTTGATCGAACACGCGCGGGCCGCGAATGCGCAGAAACGTGGTGGCGGGCGAGCGAGGATTGAACTGGATACATGGAATCATCCGGCGGCATCGCAACCTGAGAAACTGATCGCGTTGGACGAGGCATTGGAAAAGCTGCAGGATCAAGATCCGGTGAAAGCGGAGTTGGTCAAGCTGAAGTTCTTCGCCGGTTTGACGATCAAAGAATCTGCCGCAGCGTTGGACGTTTCCACGGCGACGGCGGAACGGTACTGGGCCTACGCCCGGGCCTGGTTGCAGGCGGAAATGCAATAGCGACCACTCCGTTTGGCGTTTCCGACGCGTGAGGGCAACTTCAATCGCGCGGCCATCTACGGTCTCGTTCAATTCCCATGGGCTTTTCGGGCCGCGGGGTCGGCCCAATCTTTCTTCTTGATTTTTCTGATGGAATTCGGGTCCGGGTTTCGCACTGAACAGTGAATCGGGGCTCGAAACACGAAACCTGTTCCAACGGAGAAATCACGATGAAGTTAACACCTGGACCACACGTTGCCCGCATTCTGATCGCTGTTGGGATTGCCACCATCGGTGCCGGGAACTCGCCAGCCGACGATTCCGGCCATACAACAGAGGTTGTTTTGACATCGGACGTTGTCTGGCAGCCTTTGAATCCGGCACGCGGTGACAAAGCCCCTAAGGCGGGAACGCTTTGGGGAGATCAAACAAAAGACGGTGCGTCTGGATTCTTGGTCAAATTTGTCGACGGGTTTTCTTCCCCGCCGCACATCCACAACATCACTTATCGCGGTGTCGTGATTGCCGGTGCGCTGCACAACGACGATCCCGATGCCGCACCGATGTGGATGCCGGCAGGTTCTTATTGGATGCAACCCGCGGGCGAAGTGCATATCACGGCTGCACGGGGTGCCAGCGTTGCGTTCCTGGAGATCCAGTCGGGACCGTATCTGGTGAAGCCGCCGAAAGAGTCGTTCGACAACGGGCAGCGGCCGCTCAACCTGGACGCCACCAATCGTGTTTGGCTGGACGCAACCGCCAGCGATTGGATTGATCATTCTGACGAAACCAAAAAGCCCGGCGATGGTCCCGAATTGTCGCTGCTGTGGGGCGATACAACCGAAGGCAACGTCAACGCGTCGCTGTTGAAACTGCCCGCGGGTTTTCGCGGACGGTTGAGTGACGATTCCACCTTTCGTGCCGTGGTCATCCAAGGTGATTTGACGCTTTCGCTTTCTGATCAGCGGGGCGACCAAGCCTTAACACCGGGCAGCTATTTCGGATCACAAGAAAAGGCATCGCACAGGGTCCATACCGACGACGGTTGTCTGATTTATGTCCGCAACGAAGGCGGTTTTGATGTGTCGTCACGGTGATATGCCGGGATAAGAAACGACCGAAGCGATCCGTTCATCCTAATCACCAAACGATTCGAGATCTGATGCCCGACAACATTCGCAACCAGACCCTGCTGATCACCGGTGCCAACCGTGGCATCGGTAAAGAAATTTTGGACCAGGCGATCCGACGAGACGCCAAAAAGATTTACGCCGCCGTGCGTCATCCACAATCCGTCGCACCCCTGACTTCTCAGCACGGCGACCGTGTTATCGCAGTCCGCATGGACCTGAATGATCCCGACAGCATCGGCGAAGCCGCTGCCATCGCAACGGATGTCGATGTCGTTTTCAATAACGCGGGGATCATGCAGATGAAGTCGGCGTTGGATAGGGACGCCATCGATGCTTTGCAAGCGGAGATGGAGATCAACGTGTATGGATTGATGCGTGTGGCCCAGGCATTCGCACCCGTTTTGAAACAGAACGGCGGCGGAGTCTTTGTCCAACTGAACAGTGTCGCATCGGTCAAAGCGTCAGCAAACTTTGCGACGTACTGCGCGTCGAAAGCGGCCAGTTACTCAATCACTCAAGGGTTACGTGACCTGCTGGGACAACAGGGCACGCGGGTGATCAGTGTTCATCCCGGCCCGACACAAACGGACATGGGAGCGTCGGCAGGATTCGGAGACTTTGCGACCCCCGTAACCCAGGTCGCTGATGCCATTTTGGATGCGCTTGATGGCGAAGCGTTTCATGCATGGGTCGGTCCTTTGGCACAGATGATCAGCCGCTCTTATCAATCCTTCGCGGACAACGTGATCGATGGCGATATGCAAGCGATTCGCGCTCAAGCCTTCGGCATCGACGAACCCCAGACCGCTTCCAACTGAATCTGACAATCCACTTCTTTGCATGAACACCACGACAAGAATTTTCCGAAC
Coding sequences within:
- a CDS encoding ECF-type sigma factor, whose product is MKQITEILDSLESGDATAANDLLPLVYDELRKLAAARLIQERPDHSLQATALVHEAWMRIAGDEDGDQKKWNSRGHFFAAAAEAMRRILIEHARAANAQKRGGGRARIELDTWNHPAASQPEKLIALDEALEKLQDQDPVKAELVKLKFFAGLTIKESAAALDVSTATAERYWAYARAWLQAEMQ
- a CDS encoding DUF4437 domain-containing protein; amino-acid sequence: MKLTPGPHVARILIAVGIATIGAGNSPADDSGHTTEVVLTSDVVWQPLNPARGDKAPKAGTLWGDQTKDGASGFLVKFVDGFSSPPHIHNITYRGVVIAGALHNDDPDAAPMWMPAGSYWMQPAGEVHITAARGASVAFLEIQSGPYLVKPPKESFDNGQRPLNLDATNRVWLDATASDWIDHSDETKKPGDGPELSLLWGDTTEGNVNASLLKLPAGFRGRLSDDSTFRAVVIQGDLTLSLSDQRGDQALTPGSYFGSQEKASHRVHTDDGCLIYVRNEGGFDVSSR
- a CDS encoding SDR family oxidoreductase; translated protein: MPDNIRNQTLLITGANRGIGKEILDQAIRRDAKKIYAAVRHPQSVAPLTSQHGDRVIAVRMDLNDPDSIGEAAAIATDVDVVFNNAGIMQMKSALDRDAIDALQAEMEINVYGLMRVAQAFAPVLKQNGGGVFVQLNSVASVKASANFATYCASKAASYSITQGLRDLLGQQGTRVISVHPGPTQTDMGASAGFGDFATPVTQVADAILDALDGEAFHAWVGPLAQMISRSYQSFADNVIDGDMQAIRAQAFGIDEPQTASN